The segment ATCGCTGAAGCTGGAGTTTTCCATCATGATCTTGAGCTCCTCCAGCGATCGGAAAGGGGTAATGGGATGAAACTCGCCCCTTTTGCCTTCCTCGTGAAGAGGAGTGCCGGGGATGAATGTCAGGGTTAACGCTCCGGCATAGGCTGGATCTATCTCCGTCAAAATGCGTGCCGTTGCCAGGGCGTGCTTATCGCTTTCCTCAATCCCGCCAAGTCCCAGAATTACT is part of the Dehalococcoidia bacterium genome and harbors:
- a CDS encoding radical SAM protein yields the protein VILGLGGIEESDKHALATARILTEIDPAYAGALTLTFIPGTPLHEEGKRGEFHPITPFRSLEELKIMMENSSFSDCFFSSMHASNYLSIRGTLPRDKDRMMKEVERVLATKDPALLRPEFMRGM